The stretch of DNA CAGCGACGCGCTGGCGGCGTTCGTCGAGAAGACCGGTATCCCGGTATCGGAGACTCAGGCCGGCAAGGGGTCGCTGCCGTATGACCACCGGTACGAGGTCGGCGCGATCGGCTCGACCGGGACGACGGCCGCCAACGACTTGGCTGCTCAAGCCGACGTGGTGATCGGAATCGGCACCCGCTACAGCGACTTCACCAGCGCGTCGCGGACGGCGTTCAACGATCCGGATGTGCGGTTCGTCAACATCAACGTGGCGTCCTTCGACTCGGTCAAACAGGGCGGCCTGTCGGTGGTGGCCGATGCACGCGAAGCTCTGGAGGCTTTGTCGAGCGCGCTGGGTGATTACTCGGTGACCGACGAATATCGGGTGAAGACAGCAGAACTCGCGCAGGAATGGGACCAGACGGTGTCGGCCGCCTATCGGGTGGAGGACGACGGCAGCGCCCTGAACCAGAGTCAGGTCATCGGGCTGGCCAATACGTTGTCCGATCCGCGCGATGTGGTGGTCTGCGCGGCCGGCTCGATGCCGGGGGACTTACACAAGCTGTGGCGCACCCGCGAGCGCAAGGGCTACCACGTCGAATACGGCTACTCCTGCATGGGCTACGAGATCGCAGGCGGCATCGGAATCCGGATGGCCGCGCCCGACCGCGACGTGTTCATCATGGTCGGCGACGGGTCGTATCTGATGATGGCGACCGAACTCGTCACCGCGGCGCAAGAGGGCGTCAAGGTCATCGTGGTGCTGGTGCAGAACCACGGCTTCGCGTCGATCGGTTCGCTGTCGGAGTCGTTGGGCTCGCAGCGGTTCGGCACCGCCTACCGCTATCGCAGCAGCGACGGCCGCCTCGACGGGGACAAGCTGCCGGTCGACCTGGCCGCCAACGCCGCCAGCCTCGGGGCCGAGGTGATCCGCGTGACGACGGCCGCCGAGTTCACCGATGCGGTCAAGGTGGCCAAGGCCAACGAGCACACCACCGTCATTCATGTCGAGACCGATCCGCTGCTGTATGCACCCGACAGCCAATCGTGGTGGGACGTTCCGGTGAGCCAGGTTTCGGCATTGGAGTCCACGAAGACGGCGTATGAGACGTATGCCGAATGGAAGAAGGTTCAGCGACCATTGACTAGGCCATCCGAATGAGCACCATTCTCGTCGGCTCAGCACCCGACTCGTGGGGCGTGTGGTTCCCCGATGATCCCAACCAGACGCCGTATGGCCGCTTCCTCGACGAAGTGGCCGCGTCCGGCTATCAGTGGATCGAGTTGGGGCCCTACGGGTATCTGCCCACCGACCCGCATAAGCTGTCCGACGAACTCGCGTCGCGCAACCTGAAGCTGTCCGCGGGCACGGTATTCGAGCACCTGCACCAGGACAATTCGTGGGATGCCGTGTGGAAGCAGATCGAGGACGTCGCAAAGCTGACCGCCGCTGTCGGCGGCAAGCATGTCGTCGTCATTCCCGAGATGTGGCGTGACCCGGCCACCGGCGAGGTGCTCGAGGACCGCAACCTCACCGCTGAGCAGTGGCGCAAGAAGACCCGCGGCATGAATGAACTCGGCAAGGCGATGTTGGAACGCTACGGCGTGCGAGCGCAATACCATCCGCACGCCGACAGTCACGTCGACACCGAAGAGAACGTGTATCGCTTCCTGGACGGCACAGACTCCGAATTCGTCAACCTGTGCCTGGACACCGGCCACATCAGCTACTGCGGCGGCGACAATCTGGCGATCATCGACCGGGCGCCCGACCGCATCGGTTACCTGCATCTCAAG from Mycobacterium sp. JS623 encodes:
- the iolD gene encoding 3D-(3,5/4)-trihydroxycyclohexane-1,2-dione acylhydrolase (decyclizing) yields the protein MVSKASAFKAAHNEPTVRLTVAQATIRFLANQYVERDGERRKFFAGCFGIFGHGNVAGIGQALLQAELDENGPSLRYVLGRNEQAMVHTAAAYARQKDRLQAWVVTASIGPGSTNMLTGAALATINRLPVLLLPSDTFATRVSAPVLQDLEQPHDNELTVNDAFKPLSRFFDRVWRPEQLPSALLAAMRVLTDPVETGAATIALPQDVQAEAFDWPESLFAERTWHIGRPVPERSVIARAAEVIRSAQRPLIVAGGGVIYSGASDALAAFVEKTGIPVSETQAGKGSLPYDHRYEVGAIGSTGTTAANDLAAQADVVIGIGTRYSDFTSASRTAFNDPDVRFVNINVASFDSVKQGGLSVVADAREALEALSSALGDYSVTDEYRVKTAELAQEWDQTVSAAYRVEDDGSALNQSQVIGLANTLSDPRDVVVCAAGSMPGDLHKLWRTRERKGYHVEYGYSCMGYEIAGGIGIRMAAPDRDVFIMVGDGSYLMMATELVTAAQEGVKVIVVLVQNHGFASIGSLSESLGSQRFGTAYRYRSSDGRLDGDKLPVDLAANAASLGAEVIRVTTAAEFTDAVKVAKANEHTTVIHVETDPLLYAPDSQSWWDVPVSQVSALESTKTAYETYAEWKKVQRPLTRPSE
- a CDS encoding sugar phosphate isomerase/epimerase family protein; the encoded protein is MSTILVGSAPDSWGVWFPDDPNQTPYGRFLDEVAASGYQWIELGPYGYLPTDPHKLSDELASRNLKLSAGTVFEHLHQDNSWDAVWKQIEDVAKLTAAVGGKHVVVIPEMWRDPATGEVLEDRNLTAEQWRKKTRGMNELGKAMLERYGVRAQYHPHADSHVDTEENVYRFLDGTDSEFVNLCLDTGHISYCGGDNLAIIDRAPDRIGYLHLKQVDPEVRAQVEAEDLPFGEAVRLGAMTEPPRGIPEMPPLLDAIEKLGIDVFAIVEQDMYPCDPDQPLPIAARTRSYLGSCGVPSVKF